A single window of Castor canadensis chromosome 3, mCasCan1.hap1v2, whole genome shotgun sequence DNA harbors:
- the Carmil3 gene encoding capping protein, Arp2/3 and myosin-I linker protein 3 isoform X11: protein MAKTGVELTRELQDSIRRCLSQGAVLQQHRVKLETKPKKFEDRVLALTSWRLHLFPLKVPAKVESSFNVLEIRAFNTLSQNQILVETERGMVSMRLPSAESVDQVTRHVSSALSKVCPGPGCLIRRGNADTPEGPRDTSPNSETSTSTTHSVCGGFSETYAALCDYNGLHCREEVQWDVDTIYHAEDNREFNLLDFSHLESRDLALMVAALAYNQWFTKLYCKDLRLGSEVLEQVLHTLSKSGSLEELVLDNAGLKTDFVQKLAGVFGENGSCVLHALTLSHNPIEDKGFLSLSQQLLCFPTGLTKLCLAKTAISPRGLQALGQTFGANPAFASSLRYLDLSKNPGLLATDEASALYSFLAQPNALVHLDLSATDCTVDLLLGALLHGCCSHLTYLNLARNSCSHRKGREAPPAFKQFFSSAYTLSHVNLSSTRLPLEALRALLQGLSLNSHLSDLHLDLSSCELRSAGAQALQEQLGAVTCVGSLDLSDNGFDSDLLTLVPALGKNKSLKHLFLGKNFNVKAKILEEILHKLVQMIQEEDCSLQSLSVADSRLKLRTSILINALGSNTCLAKVDLSGNGMEDIGAKMLSKALQINSSLRTILWDRNNTSALGFLDIARALESNHTLRFMSFPVSDISQAYRSAPERTEDVWQKIQWCLVRNNHSQTCPQEQAFRLQQGLVTSSAEQMLQRLCGRVQEEVRALRLCPLEPVQDELLYARDLIKDAKNSRALFPSLYELGHVLANDGPVRQRLESVASEVSKAVDKELQVILESMVSLTQELCPVAMRVAEGHNKMLSNVAERVTVPRNFIRGALLEQAGQDIQNKLDEVKLSVVTYLTNSIVDEILQELYHSHKSLARHLTQLRTLSDPPGGPGQGQDLSSRGRGRNHDHEETTDDELGTNIDTMAIKKQKRCRKIRPVSAFISGSPQDMESQLGNLGIPPGWFSGFGGMQPTAGSSWEGLSELPTHGYKLRHQTQGRPRPPRTTPPGPGRPSDKATSLQLRKCPVKVEPKSKFPWGQAQRRRP, encoded by the exons ATGGCCAAAACCGGCGTGGAGCTCACCCGCGAGCTGCAAG ATAGCATTCGGAGGTGCCTGAGCCAAGGGGCTGTGCTCCAACAACATCGTGTGAAGCTGGAGACAAAACCCAAGAAGTTTGAAGACCGAGTACTA gcTCTGACCTCCTGGCGCCTCCATCTCTTCCCCCTTAAAGTCCCTGCCAAG GTGGAGAGCTCCTTCAATGTCTTGGAGATCCGTGCCTTCAACACACTCAGTCAGAACCAG ATCCTGGTGGAGACAGAGCGTGGCATGGTGAGCATGAGGCTGCCATCAGCTGAGAGTGTGGACCAGGTGACACGACATGTGAGCTCTGCCCTCTCCAAGGTCTGCCCTGGCCCTGG GTGTTTGATCCGCCGTGGAAACGCAGACACCCCAGAGGGGCCCCGAGATACATCCCCCAACTCTGAAACTTCCACATCTACCACTCACAGTGTGTGTG GTGGCTTCTCTGAGACTTATGCGGCCCTGTGTGACTACAATGGGCTACACTGCCGTGAGGAGGTGCAATGG GATGTGGACACCATCTACCATGCTGAGGATAACCGCGAGTTCAATCTTTTGGATTTCAGCCACTTGGAGAGCCG AGACCTGGCCCTAATGGTGGCAGCCCTAGCCTACAACCAGTGGTTCACCAAACTCTACTGCAAAGACCTGCGGCTG GGCTCAGAAGTGCTAGAACAGGTGCTACATACCTTGAGCAAGTCGGGGAGCCTTGAAGAGCTGGTGCTGGACAATGCCGGGCTTAAGAC GGACTTTGTCCAGAAGCTGGCCGGGGTGTTTGGGGAGAACGGGAGCTGTGTGCTGCATGCCCTCACTCTGTCCCACAACCCCATCGAAGACAAGG GTTTCCTCAGTCTAAGCCAGCAGCTCCTCTGCTTCCCCACTGGCCTCACCAAGCTGTGCTTGGCCAAGACTGCCATTTCCCCTCGAG GGCTCCAGGCGCTGGGCCAGACCTTTGGGGCCAACCCAGCCTTTGCCAGCTCCCTTCGATACCTGGACCTGAGCAAGAACCCTGGGCTGCTCGCCACAGACGAAGCCAGT GCCCTGTACAGTTTCCTAGCCCAGCCCAATGCCCTGGTGCACCTGGACCTGTCAGCAACTGATTGCACCGTCGACTTG CTTCTGGGTGCCCTGCTTCATGGCTGCTGCTCCCACCTCACCTACCTCAACCTGGCTCGCAACAGCTGTTCCCACAG GAAGGGCCGGGAGGCCCCACCAGCCTTCAAGCAGTTCTTCAGCAgcgcctacacattgagccatgTCAACCTGTCGTCCACGAGGCTGCCCCTGGAGGCCCTCAG GGCACTGCTTCAGGGCCTCTCCCTCAACAGTCACCTCAGCGATCTGCACCTGGACCTCAGCAGCTGTGAG CTCCGCTCAGCAGGAGCCCAGGCCTTGCAGGAGCAGCTGGGGGCTGTAACCTGTGTGGGAAGCCTAGACCTGTCCGACAATG GATTCGACTCAGACCTCCTGACACTGGTGCCTGCCCTTGGCAAGAACAAGTCCCTCAAGCATCTATTCCTGGGCAAGAACTTCAACGTCAAGGCCAA GATCCTGGAGGAGATCCTCCACAAGCTGGTGCAAATGATCCAGGAAGAGGACTGT TCCCTGCAGTCACTGTCAGTGGCAGACTCCCGGCTGAAGCTTCGCACCAGCATCCTCATCAATGCCTTGGGCAGCAACACCTGCCTGGCCAAGGTGGACCTGAGCGGCAATGGCATGGAAGACATCGGAGCCAAGATGCTGTCTAAAGCCCTGCAGATAAACTCCTCCCTCAG AACTATCCTATGGGATCGGAACAATACATCTGCCCTGGGTTTCCTAGACATCGCCAGGGCCCTGGAGAG CAACCATACACTGCGCTTCATGTCCTTTCCCGTGAGTGACATCTCCCAAGCCTACCGCAGTGCCCCCGAGCGCACCGAGGACGTCTGGCAGAAG ATCCAGTGGTGCCTGGTGAGGAACAACCACTCCCAGACATGCCCCCAGGAGCAGGCTTTCAGGCTGCAGCAGGGCCTGGTGACCAGCAGCGCCGAGCAA ATGCTGCAGCGGCTGTGTGGACGAGTGCAGGAGGAGGTGCGGGCCCTGAGGTTGTGCCCCTTAGAGCCTGTGCAGGATGAACTGCTCTATGCCCGGGATCTCATCAAGGATGCCAAGAACTCTAGGGCG CTGTTTCCTAGTCTCTATGAGCTGGGCCACGTGCTGGCCAATGATGGCCCTGTGCGGCAAAGGCTTGAGTCAGTAGCCAGTGAGGTGTCCAAAGCTGTGGACAAGGAGCTGCAG GTGATCCTGGAGTCCATGGTCAGCCTAACGCAGGAGTTATGCCCTGTGGCCATGCGGGTGGCTGAGGGGCACAACAAGATGCTGAGCAATGTGGCAGAGCGCGTCACTGTGCCCCGGAACTTCATTCGAGGGGCGCTGCTGGAGCAGGCGGGACAGGACATTCAGAACAAGCTGGA TGAGGTGAAGCTCTCAGTCGTTACCTACTTGACCAACTCCATAGTGGACGAGATCCTACAGGAGCTTTACCACTCCCACAAGAGCCTG GCTCGGCACCTGACCCAGCTAAGAACACTATCAGATCCACCAGGGGGGCCAGGTCAAGGGCAGGATCTATCCTCCCGAGGCCGAGGCCGGAACCATGACCATGAGGAGACCACAGATGATGAACTCGGGACCAACATC GACACCATGGCCATCAAAAAGCAGAAACGCTGCCGCAAGATCCGGCCAGTGTCTGCCTTCATCA GTGGAAGCCCTCAGGACATGGAAAGCCAACTGGGGAACCTGGGAATTCCCCCTGGCTGGTTCTCAGGATTTGGGGGCATGCAGCCCACAGCTGGTAGCTCCTGGGAAGGTCTTTCTGAGCTGcccactcatggctataaactacGGCATCAAACACAAGGAAGACCCCGGCCCCCCAGGACCACCCCACCAGGACCTGGTCGGCCCAGT GATAAAGCCACGAGCCTCCAGCTTAGGAAATGCCCTGTCAAAGTTGAACCGAAGTCTAAATTTCCATGGGGCCAAGCTCAAAGGAGAAGACCCTGA